The Lactuca sativa cultivar Salinas chromosome 2, Lsat_Salinas_v11, whole genome shotgun sequence genome includes a window with the following:
- the LOC111913353 gene encoding peptidyl-prolyl cis-trans isomerase Pin1, whose translation MSSSSSSDKVRASHILIKHEGSRRKASWKDPEGRIISNTTRDAAVSQLKTLRDDIVSGKSKFEDVASRYSDCSSAKRGGDLGSFGRKQMQKPFEEATYALKVGEISDIVDTDSGVHIIKRTG comes from the exons ATGTCATCGTCTTCTTCGTCGGATAAAGTTAGGGCCTCGCACATACTTATAAAGCATGAAGGATCTCGGCGTAAGGCTTCGTGGAAGGATCCAGAAGGTCGAATCATCAGCAACACCACAAGAGACGCAGCTGTCTCTCAGCTCAAGACACTCCGCGATGACATAGTTTCGGGGAAGTCGAAGTTCGAGGATGTTGCATCTCGTTACTCCGATTGTAGCTCTGCTAAACGCGGAGGAGATCTCG GTTCATTTGGAAGGAAGCAGATGCAGAAGCCATTTGAGGAAGCAACTTATGCATTGAAAGTGGGGGAGATAAGTGACATTGTGGATACTGATAGTGGTGTTCACATCATCAAGAGAACTGGTTAA